In Lotus japonicus ecotype B-129 chromosome 5, LjGifu_v1.2, one genomic interval encodes:
- the LOC130719564 gene encoding uncharacterized protein LOC130719564: MVACMAENKVEQRHILLSLKKHNPGNLSILSQVYSYVKKYCRSQRGPLTEMQHLIKLLQGGKYKYWERRQPQSDVCRYIFWSHPDAIGLFNTFPNVFVLENHGVYKLYKDPVSFKYKTTRARKSAYPFKLN, from the coding sequence ATGGTGGCGTGTATGGCTGAAAACAAGGTTGAACAAAGACACATCTTGCTTTCACTGAAGAAACATAATCCGGGCAACTTGAGTATCCTCTCTCAAGTTTATAGTTATGTTAAAAAGTACTGCAGGTCTCAAAGGGGTCCATTAACTGAAATGCAACATTTGATAAAGTTGTTGCAAGGTGGCAAATATAAGTATTGGGAGAGGCGACAACCTCAGTCAGATGTTTGTAGATATATTTTCTGGAGTCATCCTGATGCTATCGgacttttcaacacattcccaaATGTTTTTGTTCTTGAAAATCATGGCGTGTACAAGCTGTACAAAGATCCGGTGTCATTCAAGTATAAAACCACTAGAGCTAGAAAATCAGCATACCCTTTTAAACTAAATTGA